A window from Sinorhizobium fredii encodes these proteins:
- a CDS encoding helix-turn-helix domain-containing protein, whose amino-acid sequence MPAVRDHTEHVYRTAQQSAAAVSSPVAASWRRCLTLHGLAPEEARLPSRLSDGEFRQARERSGVLIAEAVGELDRLFGVVVKAGCCLLLTDEKGIALERRGAGGDDADFRGVGLWSGTVWSEASVGTNGIGTAIADERPVVIHRDQHFLSRNIGLSCATAPIRDEAGRLAAALDISTCRDDASEATLAILSQAVRDAAARIEANLFRRAFAEARIVLVPADRAGPALLAVDRDDLVLGATRAARQWLGLDDKRIAAGIPATDLLQERASSEARELPDAERAALRRVLSRTNGNVSMAADLLGISRATLYRKMKRLSLN is encoded by the coding sequence ATGCCAGCAGTCAGAGACCATACGGAACACGTCTACAGGACCGCGCAACAATCGGCAGCCGCCGTCAGTTCGCCGGTCGCCGCTTCGTGGCGGCGCTGCCTGACCCTGCACGGCCTCGCCCCCGAAGAGGCGCGTCTGCCCTCGCGGCTCTCCGATGGCGAGTTTCGGCAGGCGCGCGAACGCTCGGGGGTGCTGATTGCGGAAGCGGTCGGCGAACTCGACCGGCTGTTCGGCGTGGTCGTCAAGGCCGGATGCTGCCTGTTGCTCACCGACGAGAAGGGGATTGCGCTCGAACGGCGCGGGGCAGGCGGGGACGATGCGGATTTCCGCGGCGTCGGTCTCTGGTCGGGCACCGTGTGGAGCGAGGCGAGCGTCGGAACCAACGGCATCGGTACGGCGATTGCCGACGAGCGCCCAGTCGTCATACATCGCGATCAGCATTTTTTGAGCCGCAATATCGGTCTGAGCTGTGCGACCGCACCGATCCGGGACGAGGCCGGGCGGCTTGCCGCGGCGCTCGACATATCCACCTGCCGCGACGACGCTTCCGAGGCGACGCTCGCGATCCTTTCGCAGGCAGTGCGCGATGCTGCCGCTCGCATCGAGGCAAACCTCTTCCGGCGCGCCTTTGCCGAAGCGCGGATCGTGCTCGTGCCGGCCGATCGGGCAGGGCCGGCTCTGCTCGCCGTCGACCGTGACGACCTTGTGCTCGGCGCGACGCGAGCGGCCCGGCAGTGGCTCGGGCTCGACGACAAGCGCATCGCCGCCGGCATTCCGGCCACCGACCTGCTCCAGGAGCGGGCCTCCAGCGAGGCGCGCGAATTGCCCGATGCTGAAAGGGCGGCCTTGCGACGCGTCTTGTCGCGGACCAATGGCAACGTGTCGATGGCCGCCGATCTGCTCGGAATCAGCCGCGCAACGCTCTATCGGAAAATGAAGCGGCTTTCGCTTAATTGA
- a CDS encoding ribose-phosphate pyrophosphokinase: protein MKVFAGNSNRLLAEAICNYLNLPLGRATVRRFADQEIFVEIGENVRGEDVFIVQSTSFPTNDHLMELLIMIDAVRRSSARRITAVLPYFGYARQDRKPGPRTPISAKLVANLITEAGADRVLTLDLHAGQIQGFFDIPTDNLYAVPILARDVKEHYDLKNVTVVSPDVGGVVRARALAKRLDCLLAIVDKRRDRPGESEVMNVIGDVHGKDCILIDDIVDSGGTLCNAAEALLKNGATSVTAYITHGVLSGGAVARVTSSMLKELVITDSIQPTTAVQSAHNIRVISTAGLIGEAISRTSQEESVSSLFD, encoded by the coding sequence ATGAAGGTTTTCGCAGGCAATTCGAACCGGCTGCTGGCCGAAGCGATCTGCAACTATCTCAACCTGCCGCTCGGCAGAGCCACCGTACGGCGCTTCGCCGACCAGGAAATCTTCGTCGAGATCGGCGAGAACGTGCGCGGCGAGGATGTGTTCATCGTCCAGTCGACCTCCTTCCCCACCAACGATCATCTGATGGAACTGCTCATCATGATCGACGCGGTCCGCCGCTCCTCCGCCCGCCGCATCACCGCCGTGCTTCCCTATTTCGGGTATGCCCGCCAGGACCGCAAGCCCGGACCGCGCACCCCGATCTCCGCCAAGCTAGTCGCCAATCTGATCACCGAAGCCGGCGCCGACCGCGTCCTCACCCTCGATCTCCACGCCGGCCAGATCCAGGGCTTCTTCGACATCCCGACCGACAACCTCTATGCGGTTCCGATCCTGGCCCGCGACGTCAAGGAGCACTACGACCTCAAGAACGTCACGGTCGTTTCGCCGGACGTCGGCGGCGTCGTGCGCGCCCGGGCGCTTGCCAAGCGCCTCGACTGTCTGCTGGCGATCGTCGACAAGCGTCGCGATCGCCCCGGCGAATCGGAGGTCATGAACGTCATCGGTGACGTTCATGGCAAGGATTGCATCCTGATCGACGACATCGTCGATTCCGGCGGCACGCTCTGCAACGCCGCCGAGGCGCTGCTCAAGAACGGCGCCACAAGCGTCACCGCCTATATCACGCACGGCGTGCTTTCCGGCGGCGCGGTCGCCCGCGTCACCTCATCGATGCTGAAGGAACTGGTGATCACCGATTCCATCCAGCCGACGACGGCGGTGCAATCGGCCCACAATATCCGCGTGATCTCGACCGCCGGCCTAATCGGCGAAGCCATCAGCCGCACCAGCCAGGAAGAATCGGTGTCGAGCCTTTTCGACTGA
- a CDS encoding class I SAM-dependent methyltransferase — MTNPLADKIKALIRTNGPISVTDFFSLCLADPQYGYYRVREPFGREGDFTTAPEISQLFGEMIGIFLVHAWQEHGSPSEPIIAEIGPGRGTMMADMLRVLRRLAPELYQTAEVHLVETSERLRKVQAETLAGYEGKVHWHASFDSLPAGFLLLAANELFDAIPIRQFVRTAQGFRERMVGLDADDELAFAAGVAGIDPSLLPTPVQSVAEGTIFEAAPARDAVMAALCERLRANGGTAVLIDYGHLSTGYGDTLQAVRNHRYDPPLANPGLADLTSHVDFEQLALRAKAESVQVNGLAHQGDFLVGLGLLDRAAALGRDKDAATQESIRDDVERLAGAGAAKMGELFKVLVVSSPEVALVPFRKKAR; from the coding sequence ATGACGAATCCTCTCGCCGACAAGATCAAGGCGCTGATCAGGACCAATGGGCCGATCAGCGTCACCGACTTTTTTTCCCTCTGCCTGGCGGACCCGCAATACGGTTACTACCGCGTTCGCGAGCCGTTCGGACGGGAGGGCGATTTCACGACGGCACCGGAAATCAGCCAGCTCTTCGGGGAAATGATCGGCATATTCCTGGTTCACGCCTGGCAGGAGCACGGTTCTCCCAGCGAGCCGATCATCGCCGAGATTGGGCCGGGCCGCGGCACGATGATGGCGGATATGCTGCGCGTCCTCCGCCGCCTAGCGCCGGAGCTTTACCAGACCGCCGAGGTTCATCTCGTCGAAACCAGCGAAAGGCTGCGCAAGGTGCAGGCCGAAACGCTCGCCGGTTATGAAGGCAAAGTCCATTGGCATGCAAGCTTCGACAGCTTGCCCGCGGGCTTCCTGCTTCTCGCCGCAAACGAGCTTTTCGATGCGATCCCGATTCGCCAGTTTGTGAGAACCGCACAGGGGTTCCGCGAACGCATGGTCGGGCTTGATGCCGACGATGAGCTGGCCTTTGCCGCCGGTGTGGCGGGCATCGATCCCTCCCTGCTGCCGACGCCGGTGCAATCGGTCGCCGAAGGCACGATCTTCGAGGCCGCCCCGGCGCGAGACGCGGTGATGGCCGCGCTTTGCGAGCGCCTGCGTGCGAACGGCGGGACGGCGGTCCTCATCGACTATGGTCATCTCTCGACCGGCTACGGCGACACGCTGCAGGCCGTCCGCAACCACCGGTACGATCCTCCGCTCGCCAACCCGGGACTTGCCGACCTCACCAGCCATGTGGATTTCGAACAACTGGCGCTGCGCGCCAAGGCGGAGAGCGTGCAGGTGAACGGCCTCGCGCATCAGGGTGACTTTCTGGTCGGTCTGGGCCTGCTCGATCGGGCGGCGGCCCTCGGCCGCGACAAGGATGCGGCGACTCAGGAAAGCATCCGCGACGATGTCGAGCGGCTTGCCGGTGCCGGTGCCGCAAAGATGGGCGAACTGTTCAAGGTGCTGGTCGTCAGCAGCCCTGAAGTCGCCCTGGTGCCGTTCCGCAAAAAGGCGCGCTGA
- a CDS encoding DUF779 domain-containing protein: MMTETIGEPRVLATDAAIELIREIRADHPEILFHQSGGCCDGSSPMCYPADDYIVGDNDVKLGEIDRVPVYISASQHEVWKHTQLIIDVVPGRGGMFSLDNGREKRFLTRSRLFGGGEACAVP; encoded by the coding sequence ATGATGACGGAAACAATCGGCGAGCCGCGCGTGCTTGCGACCGACGCGGCGATCGAACTCATCCGCGAAATCCGCGCCGATCATCCGGAGATCCTGTTCCATCAGTCAGGCGGCTGCTGCGACGGCTCGTCCCCGATGTGCTACCCGGCAGACGACTACATCGTCGGCGACAACGACGTGAAGCTCGGCGAGATCGACCGCGTGCCGGTCTATATCAGCGCCAGTCAGCATGAGGTCTGGAAGCACACCCAACTGATCATCGATGTGGTGCCGGGCAGGGGCGGGATGTTCTCGCTCGACAATGGCCGCGAGAAGCGCTTCCTCACCCGCTCGCGGCTCTTTGGAGGCGGCGAGGCCTGCGCCGTTCCGTAG
- the lgt gene encoding prolipoprotein diacylglyceryl transferase, translated as METLATRLAILPFPEIDPVIFTIGPLAVHWYGLAYVAGILLGWFYARRLVQNAPLWRNDTAPLTLAQLDDFLLWAAGGIVLGGRLGYILFYDLGSVLQDPIRAVEIWNGGMSFHGGLLGTTLAMIVFARRNAIPVWSLFDVVAAVVPIGLLFGRIANFINGELWGRLSSMPWAVVFPTGGPFPRHPSQLYEALLEGVLLLVALAYFVYRSKALKTPGFVTGAFACGYALSRIFVEFFREPDAQIGYLAGGWLTMGMVLSLPLALAGIWAMARARRAATAAA; from the coding sequence TTGGAAACACTTGCTACCCGCCTCGCCATTCTCCCCTTTCCCGAAATCGATCCCGTCATCTTCACGATCGGGCCCCTCGCCGTCCACTGGTATGGGCTGGCCTATGTCGCCGGGATCCTGCTCGGCTGGTTCTATGCCCGACGCCTGGTCCAGAATGCCCCGCTCTGGCGCAACGATACCGCCCCTCTCACTCTGGCGCAGCTTGATGATTTCCTGCTCTGGGCAGCCGGCGGCATCGTGCTTGGCGGGCGCCTTGGCTACATTCTCTTCTACGATCTCGGCTCGGTGCTGCAGGACCCGATTCGGGCCGTCGAAATCTGGAACGGCGGCATGTCCTTCCATGGCGGTCTTCTGGGCACGACGCTGGCGATGATCGTGTTTGCCCGTAGGAACGCCATTCCCGTCTGGAGCCTGTTCGACGTCGTCGCCGCCGTCGTGCCGATCGGCCTTCTCTTCGGTCGCATTGCCAATTTCATCAACGGCGAGCTCTGGGGCCGGCTTTCGTCCATGCCGTGGGCGGTCGTCTTCCCGACCGGAGGGCCGTTCCCGCGCCACCCGAGCCAACTTTACGAGGCTCTTCTCGAGGGCGTCCTGCTTCTCGTCGCCCTCGCCTATTTCGTCTATCGCAGCAAAGCCCTGAAGACGCCCGGCTTCGTCACCGGCGCCTTTGCCTGCGGTTACGCCTTAAGCCGCATTTTCGTCGAATTCTTCCGCGAACCGGACGCGCAGATCGGCTATCTTGCCGGCGGCTGGCTGACCATGGGCATGGTGCTCTCGCTGCCGCTGGCTCTCGCCGGGATCTGGGCGATGGCGCGGGCGCGCAGGGCGGCAACCGCAGCCGCATAA
- a CDS encoding accessory factor UbiK family protein has product MSTGANRILDDLARLMTDAAGAAQGVRREVETAFRAQAEGWLNSLDVVKREEFEAVKEMAARARDENDALLARIAALEARLAATEPVGDITTGK; this is encoded by the coding sequence ATGAGCACAGGGGCCAACCGCATTCTCGATGATCTTGCGAGATTGATGACGGATGCTGCCGGTGCGGCCCAGGGCGTACGGCGGGAGGTCGAGACGGCCTTTCGCGCCCAGGCCGAAGGCTGGCTGAATTCGCTCGACGTGGTGAAGCGCGAGGAGTTCGAGGCCGTCAAGGAGATGGCTGCCAGGGCGCGCGACGAAAACGACGCCCTGCTCGCCCGGATCGCAGCGCTCGAAGCGCGCCTTGCCGCGACAGAACCGGTCGGCGACATCACCACCGGCAAGTAA
- a CDS encoding 50S ribosomal protein L25/general stress protein Ctc: MSQTYELKAETRERVGKGSSRELRRNGLIPAVIYGDKQAPLSIALSTKEVTMKIHAGGFMTTVATIDVNGEKIRVLPKDYQLDPVRDFTMHVDFLRVSKGSQVSVQVPVHFENEEKSPGLKQGGTLNIVRHEVELNVSADNIPDFLSVDLSGLKIGDTVHISDVKLPAGTTPVISDRDFTIATIAGRAQEVEAEEEAAEGEAEA; encoded by the coding sequence ATGAGCCAGACTTACGAGCTCAAGGCCGAGACGCGCGAACGGGTTGGTAAGGGGTCCTCCCGTGAACTTCGCCGCAACGGTCTTATCCCTGCTGTCATCTACGGTGACAAGCAAGCCCCGCTTTCCATCGCGCTTTCCACCAAGGAAGTGACGATGAAGATCCACGCCGGCGGTTTCATGACCACCGTCGCAACGATCGACGTCAACGGCGAGAAGATCCGCGTCCTGCCGAAGGACTATCAGCTGGATCCGGTTCGCGACTTCACCATGCATGTCGACTTCCTGCGTGTCTCGAAGGGCAGCCAGGTGTCGGTCCAGGTTCCGGTCCACTTCGAAAACGAAGAGAAGTCCCCGGGTCTCAAGCAGGGTGGCACGCTGAACATCGTTCGCCACGAAGTCGAACTGAACGTTTCCGCCGACAACATTCCGGATTTCCTGAGCGTCGATCTCAGTGGCCTCAAGATCGGCGACACCGTCCACATCTCGGACGTCAAGCTTCCGGCTGGTACGACCCCGGTGATTTCCGACCGCGACTTCACGATCGCCACGATCGCCGGCCGCGCGCAGGAAGTTGAAGCAGAAGAAGAAGCAGCCGAGGGCGAAGCGGAAGCTTGA
- a CDS encoding benzoate/H(+) symporter BenE family transporter translates to MLRDFSVQSLFMGVLIAFVGFASSFAVILHGLAGVGATEAQAASGLMALSVSMGVCAIVVSIVTRLPVSIAWSTPGAALLATSGSVPGGFNAAVGAFLVCGLLIVVAGLWKPLGRMVSAIPAALANAMLAGVLLSLCFAPVQAIAFNPLFGLPIVLAWAIVGSVNKLYAVPAALLALVGVIALGVEMPETAFAQLSSALVPKAEFVPPVLNAAAMISIALPLFIVTMASQNIPGIAVLKVNDYHPNPGPLFAATGLFSLFSAPFGGHAVNLAAITAAMCAGPDSHPDRNRRYWSAIIAGIAYIVFGLLAGAVTTFVSLAPPVLIEAVAGLALIGALSNSAVAAFTEARTREAAAITFLVTASGVSFAGVSGAFWGLIGGGLMLALARFSRRKG, encoded by the coding sequence ATGCTTCGTGATTTCTCCGTCCAAAGCCTCTTCATGGGCGTGCTGATCGCCTTCGTCGGCTTTGCCAGCTCCTTCGCCGTCATCCTGCATGGCCTTGCCGGCGTCGGCGCCACCGAGGCCCAGGCGGCCTCGGGTCTGATGGCGCTCTCCGTTTCCATGGGTGTCTGCGCGATAGTCGTCAGCATCGTCACGCGGCTACCCGTCAGCATCGCCTGGTCGACACCCGGCGCGGCGCTGCTGGCGACCTCCGGTTCCGTTCCAGGCGGCTTCAACGCGGCCGTCGGTGCCTTCCTTGTTTGCGGCCTGCTGATCGTCGTCGCCGGGCTGTGGAAGCCGCTCGGCCGCATGGTGTCGGCCATTCCTGCAGCTCTGGCGAACGCCATGCTCGCCGGCGTGCTCCTGAGCCTCTGCTTCGCCCCGGTGCAAGCGATCGCCTTCAATCCGCTCTTCGGCCTGCCGATCGTCCTCGCCTGGGCGATCGTCGGCAGCGTCAACAAGCTCTATGCCGTTCCCGCAGCGCTTCTCGCCCTCGTCGGCGTGATCGCCCTCGGCGTCGAGATGCCGGAAACCGCCTTTGCGCAACTATCGTCCGCTCTCGTGCCGAAGGCTGAATTCGTCCCGCCGGTCCTCAATGCGGCGGCGATGATCAGCATCGCCCTGCCGCTCTTCATCGTCACCATGGCGTCGCAGAACATTCCCGGCATCGCCGTGCTGAAGGTCAACGACTATCACCCGAACCCCGGCCCGCTCTTTGCGGCGACCGGGCTTTTCTCGCTGTTCAGCGCACCCTTCGGCGGCCACGCCGTCAATCTCGCGGCGATCACCGCCGCCATGTGCGCCGGGCCCGATTCCCACCCGGACCGCAACCGCCGGTATTGGTCGGCGATCATCGCCGGCATCGCCTATATCGTCTTCGGCCTGCTCGCCGGCGCCGTTACCACCTTCGTCAGCCTGGCGCCGCCGGTGCTGATCGAAGCGGTCGCGGGCCTAGCGCTCATCGGCGCCCTTTCGAACTCCGCCGTGGCCGCCTTCACGGAGGCCCGGACCCGCGAAGCCGCCGCCATCACTTTCCTCGTCACCGCGTCCGGTGTCAGTTTTGCCGGCGTCTCCGGCGCCTTCTGGGGCCTGATCGGCGGTGGCCTGATGCTCGCGCTCGCACGTTTCTCCCGGCGCAAAGGTTGA
- the adh gene encoding aldehyde dehydrogenase, which translates to MLHQKILDNPFKHKYGNFIGGEWREPVAGRYFDNTTPVTGGTLCQVARSDAADIELALDAAHSAKEKWGRTSTTERSNILMRIAARMEDNLELLARAETWDNGKPIRETMAADIPLAIDHFRYFAACIRAQEGSIGEVDHDTIAYHFHEPLGVVGQIIPWNFPILMAAWKVAPALAAGNCVVLKPAEQTPASILVLAELIADLLPPGVLNVVNGFGLEAGKPLATSPRIAKIAFTGETTTGRLIMQYASQNLIPVTLELGGKSPNIFFADVLNEDDDYFDKALEGFAMFALNQGEVCTCPSRALVQESIYDRFMERALKRVEAIRQGNPLDSATMIGAQASGEQLEKILSYIDIGRQEGAEVLTGGERNVLEGDLSGGYYVKPTVFRGHNRMRIFQEEIFGPVVSVTTFKTEEEALAIANDTLYGLGAGVWSRDANRCYRFGREIQAGRVWTNCYHAYPAHAAFGGYKQSGIGRETHKMMLDHYQQTKNLLVSYSPEALGFF; encoded by the coding sequence ATGCTGCATCAGAAGATTCTCGATAACCCGTTCAAGCACAAATACGGAAATTTCATCGGCGGTGAATGGCGCGAGCCGGTGGCCGGCCGCTATTTCGACAATACCACGCCCGTCACCGGCGGCACGCTCTGCCAGGTGGCCCGTTCGGATGCCGCCGATATCGAGCTGGCGCTCGATGCCGCCCATTCCGCGAAGGAGAAATGGGGCCGGACCTCGACCACCGAGCGCTCCAACATCCTGATGAGGATCGCGGCGCGGATGGAGGACAATCTGGAACTTCTGGCGCGGGCCGAGACCTGGGACAACGGCAAACCGATCCGCGAGACGATGGCCGCCGACATTCCTCTGGCGATCGACCATTTCCGCTATTTCGCCGCCTGCATCCGGGCACAGGAAGGGTCGATCGGCGAGGTCGATCACGATACCATCGCCTATCATTTCCACGAGCCGCTCGGTGTCGTCGGACAGATCATTCCCTGGAATTTCCCGATCCTGATGGCCGCCTGGAAGGTGGCGCCGGCGCTTGCGGCCGGCAACTGCGTCGTCCTGAAACCGGCCGAGCAGACGCCGGCCTCGATCCTCGTGCTCGCAGAACTGATCGCTGATCTGCTGCCGCCGGGCGTGCTCAACGTCGTCAACGGCTTCGGCCTGGAGGCGGGCAAGCCGCTGGCGACCAGCCCGCGCATCGCCAAGATCGCCTTTACCGGCGAGACGACGACCGGCCGGCTGATCATGCAGTACGCCAGCCAGAACCTCATCCCGGTGACGCTCGAACTCGGCGGCAAGTCGCCGAATATCTTCTTCGCCGACGTGCTCAATGAGGACGACGACTATTTCGACAAGGCGCTCGAAGGCTTTGCGATGTTTGCGCTCAACCAGGGCGAGGTCTGCACCTGCCCGAGCCGGGCGCTGGTCCAGGAAAGCATCTATGACCGCTTCATGGAGCGGGCGCTGAAGCGGGTCGAAGCAATAAGGCAGGGCAATCCGCTCGATAGTGCGACGATGATCGGTGCGCAGGCGTCGGGCGAGCAGCTCGAGAAGATCCTCTCCTATATCGACATCGGCAGGCAGGAGGGCGCTGAAGTGCTGACCGGCGGCGAGCGCAACGTGCTCGAGGGCGATCTCTCGGGCGGCTACTACGTCAAGCCGACGGTGTTCCGCGGGCACAACAGGATGCGCATCTTCCAGGAGGAAATCTTCGGCCCGGTCGTGTCGGTGACGACCTTCAAGACCGAGGAGGAGGCGCTCGCGATCGCCAACGACACGCTCTATGGCCTCGGCGCCGGCGTATGGAGCCGCGATGCCAACCGCTGCTACCGCTTCGGCCGCGAGATCCAGGCCGGCCGTGTCTGGACCAACTGCTACCATGCCTATCCTGCGCATGCCGCCTTCGGCGGCTACAAGCAATCGGGCATCGGCCGCGAGACGCACAAGATGATGCTCGACCATTACCAGCAGACGAAGAACCTGCTGGTAAGCTACAGCCCCGAGGCGCTCGGCTTCTTCTGA
- the pgeF gene encoding peptidoglycan editing factor PgeF — protein MQDDASLSPVQSPLFGAEAGPEIAHGYFTRKGGVSEGIYRGLNVGLGSHDDRERVAENRARVASWFDAEPRRLATVHQIHSPDAIIVDDSYDGARPDADALVTATPGIVLGVLSADCGPVLFADPRARVIGAAHAGWKGALGGVLESTIDAMVSLGARRERIVACLGPSISRQHYEVGPEFVERFMSTDDSYAAFFRPSGRNGHAMFDLPGLTVRRLVAAGVTAENLDICTYADEDRFFSYRRTTHRQEPDYGRQISAICIREA, from the coding sequence ATGCAGGACGATGCCTCGCTCTCACCCGTGCAGAGCCCGCTCTTCGGCGCCGAGGCGGGGCCAGAGATCGCCCATGGCTACTTCACCCGCAAGGGCGGCGTTTCCGAAGGCATCTATCGCGGCCTCAATGTCGGCCTCGGCTCCCATGACGATCGCGAGCGCGTCGCCGAAAACCGGGCCCGAGTCGCCAGCTGGTTCGATGCCGAGCCGCGACGTCTTGCAACGGTTCACCAGATCCATTCCCCCGATGCGATCATCGTCGACGACAGCTACGACGGCGCGCGTCCGGACGCCGATGCGCTGGTGACGGCGACGCCGGGCATCGTCCTCGGCGTGCTTTCGGCCGATTGCGGACCCGTGCTCTTCGCCGACCCGAGGGCGCGCGTCATCGGCGCCGCCCATGCCGGTTGGAAGGGCGCGCTCGGCGGCGTTCTCGAAAGCACGATCGATGCAATGGTCTCGCTCGGCGCGCGCCGGGAGCGCATCGTCGCCTGTCTCGGACCGTCGATCAGCCGCCAGCATTACGAGGTCGGCCCGGAATTCGTCGAACGTTTCATGTCCACCGACGACAGCTACGCGGCGTTCTTCAGGCCGTCCGGCCGCAACGGTCATGCGATGTTCGACCTGCCCGGGCTCACGGTCCGCCGGCTCGTCGCGGCCGGTGTGACGGCGGAAAACCTCGATATCTGCACCTATGCCGACGAGGACCGCTTCTTCTCCTATCGCCGCACCACGCACCGCCAGGAGCCCGACTACGGGCGGCAGATATCCGCAATTTGCATACGGGAGGCTTGA
- a CDS encoding M24 family metallopeptidase, with protein sequence MALHFAEEEYASRLRRLTAKMQEERLDAVLLFAQESMYWLTGYDTFGYCFFQTLVVKQDGSMVLLTRSADLRQARHTSNIERIEIWVDRVNADPAMDLKNLLSELDLLGCRIGVEYDTHGMTGRTARLVDNQLSTFGELIDASMLVSRLRLVKSPAEIVHVEKAASLADDALDAALPLIRPGGSEADILAAMQGAVFAGGGDYPANEFIIGSGADALLCRYKAGRRSLDASDQLTLEWAGVSAHYHAAMMRTIVVGEPTNRHRELYSACRETIQAIEMVLRPGNTFGTVFDVHARIMDERGLARHRLNACGYSLGARFSPSWMEHQMFHVGNPQEIEPDMSLFVHMIIMDSDSGTAMTLGQTYLTTTESPRPLSRYGLDFISA encoded by the coding sequence ATGGCGCTTCACTTCGCCGAAGAGGAATATGCATCGCGCCTGAGACGGCTCACGGCCAAGATGCAGGAAGAGCGGCTCGATGCCGTCCTTCTCTTCGCGCAGGAGAGCATGTATTGGCTCACCGGCTACGACACTTTCGGCTATTGCTTCTTCCAGACGCTGGTCGTCAAGCAGGACGGCTCGATGGTGCTGCTAACCCGGTCGGCCGATCTGCGCCAGGCGCGCCACACGTCGAATATCGAGCGCATCGAGATCTGGGTGGATCGCGTCAATGCCGATCCCGCCATGGACCTCAAGAACCTGCTCAGCGAGCTCGACCTGCTCGGCTGCCGCATCGGCGTCGAATACGACACGCATGGCATGACCGGCAGGACGGCCCGTCTCGTCGACAACCAGCTGTCGACCTTCGGCGAGCTGATCGACGCATCGATGCTCGTCAGCCGCCTGCGCCTCGTCAAGAGCCCGGCCGAAATCGTTCATGTCGAAAAGGCCGCGAGCCTTGCCGACGACGCACTCGACGCGGCCTTGCCGCTGATCCGCCCCGGCGGCAGCGAGGCCGATATCCTCGCCGCCATGCAGGGCGCCGTCTTTGCCGGCGGCGGCGACTATCCGGCCAATGAATTCATCATCGGCTCGGGCGCCGACGCGCTGCTCTGCCGCTACAAGGCCGGCCGGCGCAGTCTCGATGCCAGTGACCAGTTGACCCTCGAATGGGCCGGCGTCAGCGCCCACTACCATGCGGCAATGATGCGCACGATCGTCGTCGGCGAGCCCACCAACCGCCATCGCGAACTTTACAGCGCCTGCCGCGAGACGATCCAGGCAATCGAAATGGTGCTGAGGCCCGGCAATACCTTCGGCACCGTCTTCGACGTGCATGCGAGGATCATGGACGAGCGCGGCCTCGCCCGCCACCGCCTGAACGCCTGCGGTTATTCGCTCGGTGCCCGCTTCTCGCCCTCCTGGATGGAGCACCAGATGTTCCATGTCGGAAACCCGCAGGAGATCGAGCCGGACATGTCGCTCTTCGTGCACATGATCATCATGGATTCCGACAGCGGCACCGCCATGACGCTCGGCCAGACCTATCTGACAACCACCGAGAGCCCGAGGCCGCTGTCGCGCTACGGACTGGACTTCATATCTGCGTAA